The region ttaaaatcgcctgtattattgatttctgcagaaaataaaaacaggtacactttaacatatACTTATGCGAAGCAGATCAACCATTATATTTTGTACATTTTGTTGTGATCTAATACTGGTAAATATGTGAACACACCGGATCCTCCCTGAACCTCTTACTAAGATGCCTGTGTCATTGAGCACCACCTATGTCTGCTCTCGCCTGAACTATTTACCTGGGCCTTTGTTATGTAACTTTACATTTACTATATAGGTCAGGGGTAGGGAGCTTTTGCCCTCCAGCTttggcaaaactacagctcccatcatgcctggataagtaaagctttgactgtctgggcatgattggagttgtagttttgcaacagctgcagagccaaggttcccttccctTACGTTTGGTATAATGTTCTCGTATACCACGTAACTTTTATACCCTTCTTCTCTCCATTTTAGAATGCCAGAGGATGCAGCCCTGTTGTCTGTTCAGCAATCTCTTAGACAGTGCTTTGATGCTATAGAGCAACAACAGGAGGAATGGAGCCGAGCTATTCTGGAGTGTGCCCCATTGGTGATCTCATTGAGTAacttggctgagcagctgcagtcATGCCAGAAAGTTGCTTTCCCAAAGACCCCTCTCAGTGGCTTCTCTGATCTACAGGATCGACTTCGCTATAAGCTGGAGGCAGCAGTTGACCTCACTCTTGAGAAGCTAAATGATAAGATGTAGGTTTTTTTTCTgtggttgtatttttttttttttttgcagaagtcaatagtaTAAGCGTTTATTaggttttgcagcctcccccctcactactTTATCTGcccattatcaggcaaagttgtatacattacagagaagcaaaatgTTCTGTTGTGCCATTTTAACCTATGGAGCAGGGAGGGGTCGAggagggatgagtgagcagagaagtagctgtgcagtttggagactgtctgggcacactgttgtttttttttttggtagaaatcaatagtccaggcgattttaagaaactttgtaattgggtttattagccaaatatgccattatctgcattcaaaaagccttttcccaggtcccaccGCCcttctcttttccattcactgcaaaatatcaggaaattgtgacttgttgcatcagaaacaaccctgtctgttctatagagaggggaggagggagttagtcggcagcagagagcagagaacaaaggattatacaacatggaggtgggtgacagcagtatacagaggtcagagaggtcagtgctgactgtctgaggagatagccgggtgatcaactctttgttgttctgttttggggCCTCATCTCTctttacccctcccctctccataagcaagtcatgaagacaggggggagagattcaaacagttttttcatgataaaaatgcatttttcggctaataaacccaattacaaagtttcttaaaatcgcctgtactattcatttctgcaaaaaaaaagtaataataataattaaacgacagtgacattttaaaagattcacaggtcagactgatCAGTGCTGGTCAAGGAACTTGgggagataagattgcaggatgttgtgttgtGCTTTCTGCTATACATAAGCTGTTTGTCTGCTCTATATGTTTCCTCAACCCCTCCACCGtccatagagcataatagacacagatgtgagggggaggctgtAAAACAGCTGATCGAGTACAGaatgaaactcttttgcttaataaaacccattgcagagtttctttaaaacgtttgtactattgatttctgcaaaaaaaaaaaaagtaaccacagtgacactttaagtccctTTTACAGGGTCCGATTATTGCTAGAATTGCACCTTTGGCTGATGATCGGCTTGTGTAAAAATGTCATCGATCAGCCGAAGGAGCAGGAAAACGCCCCATGCTCAGCTgatcagatttttttctttttgccgtGTTAAAATATATCGCCTTATATggtcacacatcttcctgtgtaaacgggaTGAACAGCTGACATATATAGCGATATATTTAAAAGGCAGCACAAACGATACAGTGATCGTTTGTGCGGCCTGGCAGCATCATGCCTTCTGAATTCGTTTCACATGAGCACCGATCTCGCTGATCAACGCTCATTTGCTTCCGTAAATGGCCTCATATTGAGCCGTCTGGAAGGACTTTTAGTTGTGCGTATTTGATGCCTATTAATAAATCCTGTGTAATGTACATTagaatgtatgtaaatgtgagGATCTCTGACCATATCCTAGTAGATCCTTCAGCTTTTGATATCATTTGCCAGCTGTCCAATATTAACACAGACGACAGTGGAACATGTTAAACGAGGCACAGACATACATCAGCCCTATCAATACACTGAAGtgaataacattaaaggggtactccagaaggaAAAAATTCACATCAGCTGGTGtgagaagttatacagatttgcaaattacttttattaacaaatctcaagttttccagtacttagcagctgctgtatgtcctgcaggaagtggtgtattctttccagtctgacacagtgctctttgctgccacctctgtccatgtcaggaactgtccagagcagcagcaaaaaaaacatggtgtcagaaagttatatagatttgtaaattactttaaaaacaagtcttccagttcttgtcagctgctgtatgtcctgcaggaagtgatgtattctctccaggttgacacagtgctctttgctgccacctctgtccatgtcaggaactgtccagagcagcagcaaatccccatcgaaaacctctcctgttatggacagaggtggcagcagagagcactgtcagcctggagagaatacatcacttcctgcaggacatacagcagctgacaagtactggaagatttgtttttaaagtaatttacaaatctatataactttctgacaccagttgttttcccctctagagtactcctttaattatCTTATTACAATGACATCTGTCAAAGGTGGGATATcttaggccttaaaggggttatccagtgctacaaaaccatggccactttccccttctcttgtctccagattgggtggggtttgatacttagttccattgaagtaaatggatcttaattacaaaccacacctgaacttgaaacaagagtggggcaaaagtggccgtgttttgtagcactggataacccctttaagtgaacagTCAGTTCTGTAGGTAAGCAGGAAAAAATGTATTGTACTTTATCTATTGTTTTGGGGATATCTAATCAAATCAtttttgatcactgatacaggaATATGATATTACAGTTTGGTAAAATGTGTTTATTGTTGCAGGTGTATCCTTCAGAGTGTGAGGGACTGTGTGAGTCAGCAGGTGGGATCAGTTCTCTATGTCTATGAGGTAAATGCAGAGAAGCTTGGCCTGGAGTCATTGCTGGGACGCACCTCTCACAGCCCGTCCATAGCCGACATGTTAGAGTGGCTGCAGGACGCAGAGAAGTATTACAGAAACCAGTATCCTTCCTAAATAAATTATATTGTTTTGCCATTAACAGAAAATGTTCACTTTTCTATACAAAATTCTACCATTTGCCTTGGACTGGCCCATTTGgaagctttaacccctagacgacccaggacgtagagttacgtcatggaagtctgtcaccagacgaccctggaggtaactctatgtcctgggtgtttctccggctatgaagcgcgctccggagtggagcaatcagcagccaggacctcaccggtaatgacacgctgcagcgatcgcggccgcggcatttaagtgtaagtgacagggggagtcccctgtcacttactgatcgggacccccgcagtgtgactgcgggggtcccgatcgttaaaacggaccgccggaggtctctcaccttcctccgtgcggtccgatcggcaatctgctgcactaagcctgcacaggcaggctcaatgagcagatcgccgataacactgatcaatgctatgcctatggcatagcaatcatcagtgtagaaatccaagtagtgaatgtaaaagtcccccaaagggacttcaaatgtgtagaaaaaaaaagttaaaaacactaatacactaccccaaaacccctcccccaataaaagttgaaatcacccccctttcccattatataaataaaatatataaaaataaataataaataagcatataatataccgtagcgtgcgtaattgtccaatctattaaagtataacaagcgtcattgcgaacggagaacggcgtagacgaaaagagggaaaaaagtgtgcggattacccattttatgttatattatatatatcaaaaaattcataaaaagtgatcaaaacgtccgatcttcacaaatatggtattaataaaaactagagatcatggcggaaaaaattacaccccatacagccctttaggtgaaaaaataaaaccgttataagcgtcacaataggcccattatattattaactaattgccaaaaaaaaaggatttcataaaaaaaatatatatataacattagagaatctgtgtaacctgcatatggttgtgttcgggctgacctatagaataatagtatcatgtcgctgttaccatatactgcattacgtagacacaggaaccccccaaacgttatcatattgcatccttttttacgatttcaccaatttatatcttcataaataatatatttgggattccgtcatacatgttatggtaaaatgaatgacgccattacacagtacagctattcctgtaaaaaacaagaccttacatggcttgtagatagaaaactgaaagtgctggagctcttagaaggggaggagggaaaaacgaaagcgcaattatcaaaatttgcgcggtccactgggtcattttgggcctggtcctcaaagggttaaagtgtcactgtcgtttacattttttttttttgcagaaatcaatagtataggcgattttaagaaactttgtaattgggtttattagccgaaaaatgcatttttatcatatctTCGTGATTTTCTATTtaggggggaggggtggagagagatgaggcaccaaaacaggacaacaaagagttaatttacagctacaacacggggctatctcctctgaagtcagcactaacctctctgacctctgaataccggctttcacacaggtcccgctgtgtaatcctttgttctctactgGCATCTAATctaccttctcccccctcccctctccatagattacacagggccagactgatgtaaaagagtcgagatttcctgataatgagcagtggatgagagaggagggggtgggggggacctggggaaagtctttttgaatgtagatgatggcatatttgcctaataaacccaattacaaagtttcttaaaatcgcctgtagtattggtttctgcaaaaaaaaaacaaaaaaaaaaggcagtgacactttaatctctCCTGGTGGGCCCTGAACTTCCAGGGACCCCAGCAGTACACCTCTAAATAGTGGGACACTCAGGTAACCTTCCTCTCTCCAGTTTTGTTGCTGCTTGCTGTTTATGGAGGGGATAGCAGGCGCCAGTAACAGATATTACTCCTCTAGAGGGCCATACTTATGGTGTCTAGTAGGGGGCAGCATCACAgtagtgctgccccctgctgatgtaATACTACAGAAGAAAACTGCCGCTGATGCCCAGCAGTACCTGCACTGCTCCTCCCGGCTGCTGACTAAGGATTAGAACCAGGGAGGAGTGCCAGGTACATTACGttattaggctatggtcacatgtagtatgagactggtctttccgtgacccggccggatcatggaacggccggtctcagaaaagatcatcccgggtggtactgagctctgatgcgggcgcatccatgtacgcccgcatcagaactccccactgaacacaatggagaatgcggctggagccgcacgctccattgtgtgaaccgaaACTTTttttgcgtccgctattcattgaatgtcatgtcattgacatgtcagtttctcgcagcgccgctagggatcccggccggagtgtatactatgtgtatactattccctcagccttcagcactacgtaagtaccgcagaaatttcTGTGGAACCTATGTATCTTATGATACATATTCAGAAATAGAAATGGGGTCCGTTGCGCACAGGTGGTGAGCCTGGCGCCCCCAGTGCAAAGATATCTCCTCCCCCCGGTGATGCACGCCTTCTCTTCTTACTCAGTCCACCTTCATTTTTCTGTCCAGCTCGGCCTGGCTCTGTGGCCTGTTGTTGAGTGCCGAGCTGCTCTTCACTGACATCCACAGTCCCTCTCAGTGGGTGCATTGAGCCTGCACAGTAAGGCTTATACCCCGCTCTGATGATGGCGCCCGCACTGGGCAGGGAACTGAAGGCAGGGCTTAATAAGAAGAGAAGCGCGCATCACCTGGGGGAGGAGATATCTGTGCACTAGGGGCGccgggcccatctccagtgcacaACAGACCTCATTTGTATTTCTAAATAACGGCAAAGATCACAGGAACCAGCGGATCGATTTTAAGATACACAGCCTGgaagtaaatgtgtttaattggtttttactctccgtgggtcaggtgcagagcgtcCGGGTCACAGAGTGTAAAGGCTAGCAGTAAGTTGTGATGCACCTTGCACCACCACTTACTGTAAAAGAGTGGGGACACCTGTCACAATGACGTGAATCCCCACTATAAACAATTGTTCCCTGCAACGGAGAGACCGACGGCAAGTTTAAACAGccaccccactcttgtctctttGCCACGGGGGACATCCGTTTAGGgcagggattcccatcattatgacaggtatccctgctcctgtaaccatcgtgttcccgaacacctcaatAACCATAATAATAGTGCAACTAACAGTTATCTCCTCTGATTTTGTTGGAAAACTAAACTAAACTTCAGGGGAAATTTTGTTTAAACACCAAAGGGTTCGGGAACCGAGTTATTagtccttaggggcctattccacggatcgataatcggctgaatcgggcgataattattgccccgtggaatagagagaacgatcagccgatgatcttgtcatcggctgatcgttcatttaggttcaaccctaaaatcatcggtcgccactcGCGCATCGCTACATGAAATAGCGGGCGTctgacgatttcacaaacatcatacattacctgtccaggctgcaggtcttctccttctcctggtcccgcgtggcagcatcagcttcggagcggcctgtctgagcttacagaccgctcagccaatcactggctccgaagctgatgctgctgcgcaggaccgggagaaggagaagacctgcgcctggacaggtaatgtatgaaacaagggctgcaaggacatcagtaacgatgtccctgcagcccttgttaaacgattatcgggccgtgtaataggcccagtaaacgagcgccgatctagcagatcggcgctcgtttaaatcgttgatcgggccctgctagGAACCTTATTCACACGATCACctagtttgttttttcttttcttgttacCCATTCCCTACCACAGCGCAATTTGGCCTAAAGCCTGGAGATCAGCAGATAATGATAGATAAAATATAGAAGATATTATCAAAGAAGCACCAGCGCGCAGCGGGGGgacaatttaaaataaaatgttggCGTGCTTCTTTAAGATaaataaagaagttggatgcagccctaaggagtcctggaaaacatggatacagtcataggtagAAAACAATTCCTTAAATATTCTGCAGATACCTACAAAGGAAGCTGCTTCTACAGATACAGGATAACCGTCTGTCCGATATCAAGAACTTAACTCGTTCTTGGGAAAGATTAAATGATACATTTACAGCTAAGCAACATCTTGTCACAGGTAAGACTGTAATGTGTACAGCCGGGAAATCAAGGGGTTCAGATGAGAAGGGGGAACGTACTATTAGGAAACCGTCACACCTACCATATCAAAATGGATTGACTTGAGCTTGAGTTTcccagtgaaatccgctgcgatacggatAACCATTAAAGCCTATGTCACTCCATTCTCCTAGAAGATTTTCATGCCTTGTAAAAGATATCTTGCTGCTGTgttgttaaaggggaagttcaacaaccaaaaaaattctttcaaatcaactggtgccagagatttgtaatttacttctatataaaaaaatctccagtcttccagtacttatcagctgctgtatgtgctgtaggaaatggcgtattatctccagtctgacacagtgctctctgctgccacctctgtccatatcagcagcaaatccccataggaaatctcttcctgctctggacagttcctgacatggacagaggtggcagcagagagcactgtgtcagactggaaagaaaacaccactccctgcaggacatacagcagctgataagtactggaagactttagatttttttttttttctagaagtaatttacaaatctctggcactttcttgcaccagttgatttaaaatattttttttgggggtgtgcttcccctttTAAGCACAACCTGCACACAGCACCCAACACTTAGAAATAGAAAATCTGTCATTTACTTAGTAACCCGGCCGCATGGATGGATGTCTGTCTATACATTTTGTAGCACTATATACAGATTGTAATTATTACTTTCTCCGTTTACAGATATGTTGCTGAATGTATCGTTCTTTCGAGAAGTCGCAAAATAAAGTCATCACTgtggacacattgggggagatttatcagacatggtgtaaagtagaattgactcagtcgccccgagcaaccaatcagattccacctttcattcctcacagactctttggaaaatgaaaggtggaatctgattggttgctaggggcgactgggccagtttcacgttacaccatgtttgataaatctccctcaatctgTACATTATAAGTGAAAAGAAGCATCAGTCCATGTAAAGTGGGATAGCAATGTTCAGCTACCAGCAGCCAGGGCGGAGGAAGAACACGGAGCCTGTGCGAGATTTCAGTCCGGGTGACATACCAGGCTGCCTACCAGCAGGGGGCGGGATTGTAAATCATGGACCGAAGAGGAATAGGGGGGCACAAAGCCggaaaagccccgcccccatgacactccacaaaaataaacatatttttacaTAGATTTTATTACCAGCCAGCAACTGGGGGGCATGGGGGGTATCACGTAACATTTATTttgaacaaaaataaaaacttttgtgAATAACTTTAttaatattatgtatattatgCTGTAGTATACACTCTATAgcatgtgtgtgtttgtttttttttttgtttactacaTACACTACCTATTTGACTGGAATTGATGGAAAGCGTAAAAGTTCCCACTTCAGTGATATTATATAGAATGTAGGAAATCtaagtagaagcagcaatggGGGATTTCCTCTTCTCAATTTGTTGAAACAAAAGCCGCCCCCCAGTGGTGGGTATATACCCCAACAACACGTCAGCATCTCTATAACCTGTCATGTGACCTTGAGAATCAATTACAGAGGACAACAATGTCTCCTACTGTTCACAAGTCTCTTCTAAGACATAGTATCCTACTTGGAGGGTGTCTCTGAGGccaatgaggttctgcagtatgGAGTTACAGGCCTCTTCCTTACTACTCAGCTGATCTCATAGCTTTTCTAAAGGATTTCGGTCTGGATAAGGTGCAGCTGGTCCATGTGGTGTCCGGCAGTCTCCAGCATATCCTTTCCCTAATGATGAGCGGGAGCATTGTCCTCCAGGAAGATGATATTAGGTCACCACCCAGCACCACCTTACAAGCTCCTTGTTAGAGAACAGCAAAAGAACCAAAACATGAAACAGTTGGACAGGCGCTTTTATAAACTTAGAGAAGgtcacattaaccctttgaggaccaggcccaaaatgacccagtggaccgcgcaaattttgatctttgcgctttcgtttttccctcctccccttctaagagctctagcactctcagttttctatctacaggccatgtggggacttgtttgttacaggaatagttgtactttgtaatagcgtcattcattttaccataacatgtatgatggaattccaaatatattatttatgaagatataaataggtgaaatcgtaaaaaagaatgcaatatggtaacgtttggggggttcctgtgtctacgtaatgcactatacggtaaaagcgacatgatacttttactctataggtcagtccgaacacaaccacatgcaggttacacagattctctaatgttatatatatattttttatgaaatcctttttttttggcaattaaatattaataaaatgggcctattgtgacgcttatagcgcttttattttttcacctacggggctgtatggggtgtcattttttccgccatgatctctagtttttattaataccatagttgtgaagatcggacgttttgatcacttttttttttttttttttttttttttttatatataatgtaacataaaatcggtaatctgcgcactttttttccctcttttcgacTTCACTGTTTGCAATGAtgctttatatattttaataaaaaggggggtgacttaaacttttattgggggtggggttttggggtagtgtgttagtgattttaacttttttttttatacattttaagtccctttgggggacttgtacattgatcactttccttttttaaattgatcattgctatgccataggcatagcattgatcaatttacggttcagggaagaaaaagagtgctgcacctcacacctatggctgatactagtgcctctcggctgcataaaaaacatcagaattctgtatatgaattgatcaagccatactgccccatgtaccgcgtgcaggtatctgatacacatgggtccctacactaagtccacactgtgccggtcagcgaccaccacccccgcaggcgtgcacagtcagggaagggaggccatggaacggccctgcaacccccatgccacaggaccagacccaaaaatgccacaccaaaacccagccagcaccaccggcggaggaagctgcccccaaacagcacaagtctggataaggtattgcactcaccacatg is a window of Dendropsophus ebraccatus isolate aDenEbr1 chromosome 5, aDenEbr1.pat, whole genome shotgun sequence DNA encoding:
- the AIRIM gene encoding AFG2-interacting ribosome maturation factor isoform X1, which translates into the protein MNPPIDRKILCKAEADWVGDLQILQTGRMPEDAALLSVQQSLRQCFDAIEQQQEEWSRAILECAPLVISLSNLAEQLQSCQKVAFPKTPLSGFSDLQDRLRYKLEAAVDLTLEKLNDKMCILQSVRDCVSQQVGSVLYVYEVNAEKLGLESLLGRTSHSPSIADMLEWLQDAEKYYRNQYLQRKLLLQIQDNRLSDIKNLTRSWERLNDTFTAKQHLVTDMLLNVSFFREVAK
- the AIRIM gene encoding AFG2-interacting ribosome maturation factor isoform X2, coding for MPEDAALLSVQQSLRQCFDAIEQQQEEWSRAILECAPLVISLSNLAEQLQSCQKVAFPKTPLSGFSDLQDRLRYKLEAAVDLTLEKLNDKMCILQSVRDCVSQQVGSVLYVYEVNAEKLGLESLLGRTSHSPSIADMLEWLQDAEKYYRNQYLQRKLLLQIQDNRLSDIKNLTRSWERLNDTFTAKQHLVTDMLLNVSFFREVAK